A window of the candidate division KSB1 bacterium genome harbors these coding sequences:
- the rsmD gene encoding 16S rRNA (guanine(966)-N(2))-methyltransferase RsmD, which translates to MRVISGTAGGIVLKTARGRWLRPTTDRARTALFDWLGGRVQGAVVLDLFCGCGALGIEALSRGAREATFVDVRREALDLVIENLTRTSFREQGRVVHQDARGFLRKAAAEGERFDVVFADPPYFRPGELAELVEQVPPVLRNGGLLILEHSARVSPPGGSSALRPIAARKVGETCFTILERMEERTLARATEGHLPGDV; encoded by the coding sequence GTGCGTGTGATTTCGGGAACAGCCGGGGGGATCGTCTTGAAGACGGCCCGAGGCCGTTGGCTCCGTCCTACAACGGACCGCGCACGAACCGCCCTGTTCGATTGGCTCGGCGGGAGGGTCCAGGGCGCCGTGGTCCTCGACCTGTTCTGCGGCTGTGGCGCCCTGGGGATCGAAGCGTTGAGCAGGGGGGCAAGGGAAGCGACCTTTGTAGATGTACGGCGGGAAGCCCTTGACCTGGTGATCGAGAACCTTACAAGAACCTCTTTTCGCGAACAAGGGAGAGTGGTTCACCAGGACGCCCGTGGCTTCTTGCGCAAAGCGGCCGCAGAGGGGGAACGATTCGACGTTGTATTTGCCGATCCGCCGTATTTCCGCCCCGGGGAGCTGGCGGAGCTCGTCGAACAAGTACCTCCCGTGCTCAGGAACGGCGGTCTGCTAATCCTGGAACATTCGGCTCGCGTCTCTCCCCCGGGGGGTTCTTCGGCTCTGAGGCCGATCGCAGCCCGGAAGGTCGGGGAGACCTGCTTCACCATTCTGGAAAGGATGGAGGAAAGGACCCTTGCACGCGCAACGGAAGGCCATTTACCCGGGGACGTTTGA
- the coaD gene encoding pantetheine-phosphate adenylyltransferase produces the protein MHAQRKAIYPGTFDPITNGHIDIVKRATLLFDQVIVAVTTNPAKSPLFTVSERLEMIRASLEGISNVVVDSFEGLLVDYARRVGAVAVIRGLRAVTDFEMEFQMALVNRKLYPELVTVFLMPNEKYTYLNSTIVKEVARFGGNVSCFVPEVVERKLKERFGWL, from the coding sequence TTGCACGCGCAACGGAAGGCCATTTACCCGGGGACGTTTGACCCAATCACAAACGGCCACATCGACATCGTAAAGCGGGCCACCCTCCTTTTCGATCAGGTAATCGTCGCCGTGACTACGAATCCAGCGAAGAGCCCGCTGTTCACAGTGAGCGAACGTCTCGAGATGATCCGCGCCTCCCTGGAAGGGATTTCGAACGTGGTGGTGGACAGCTTTGAGGGTCTCCTGGTCGATTACGCTCGGCGTGTTGGCGCTGTGGCGGTGATCCGGGGATTGCGTGCGGTGACGGACTTCGAGATGGAATTCCAGATGGCCCTGGTGAATCGGAAGTTGTACCCGGAGCTGGTAACCGTATTCCTCATGCCAAACGAGAAGTACACCTACTTGAACTCCACGATAGTCAAAGAGGTGGCGCGCTTTGGCGGGAACGTTAGCTGCTTTGTCCCTGAGGTGGTGGAACGCAAGCTGAAGGAGAGGTTTGGGTGGCTATGA